CCAAGTCTTAGGCCAACGAACAAAGTAACCCGCTAAGACGCCTAGAATCATAGCTCCTAGAAAACCCGTTTTTACTTGATTAGCGCCAATAGGATTATTAGCAACATACCCTAAAATCATCCCTGGCACTAAGCCCGGTTTACCGGCCAGACTATGGGCAATATAGCCTGCTAGCAAGGGGATCATCATGGCAAAGCCGGCATTCCCTAATTCGTTCAAATTTCTCATGAAAGGATTGGTGATTTCTAAACCAGCGTCTGTCGCTGTACCCGTTGATAAAGCAACGGCTAAAAAGATCCCCCCCACAACCACTGCGGGAAGCATATAGGAAACACCTGTATTAAAAGCTTTCTTTAGGTCTTTCCAAATTTTATTATCTTTCATTCTCTTCTCCCCCTAGCTATAATTCTTCTAATTGGTCAAAGATAGCTTGAGGGTTTTTAATGACTTCACCGGGTTCTACGGTGAGTACTTTATTTTGATTTTCTTTTTCTTCAAAGCGTTCTTCGTCTTCAACTTCAATGGCTACTGCAAAAATAACTACATCCGCTGCATCAATTTCCTCTTGACTTAACTCATTTTCAATCCCCATGCTCCCTTGGGTTTCCACTTTGCATTCATAGCCTCTCGCTTTAGCTTCTTTTTCGATTGCTTCCTGGGCCATATAAGTATGGGCAATGCCCGTTGGACAAGCTGATACTCCGACAACTTTCATGGTGAATCCTCCCTAATCTCTATTCACACTAAAATCAATTTCTTTAAAAAATTCATACAATTTGTCTTGACTACTTTCTTTAGAAATAAAGGCTCTAAAGTTTTCATTTAATAAGTTTTTACTTAATTGGGCGATAAAGCGTAAATGAATATTATCCACATTACTTTCAGGGACGCCAATTAAGAAGATTAATTTCACTTCATCACTATCATTCCATAGCATGGTATCCTTCAAACGAAGAAAACCGATAAAGGGTCGGTTGACCGCCTCAGATTTACCATGAGGAATAGCTACTTGATAGCCTACAGCAGTCGAAACCTCAGCTTCACGTGCTAAGACCGCTTCTTCCATTTGTTTCACATCATTGACTAAGTTAGCTTCCTTGGCTTGGCTGACCAGATGATGGATGGCTGCATCTCTATTTTCAACTTCTTCGTCTAATAAGATCATTGCTTGAGGAACAATAGCATCGATTTGATTTTCCATGTCATCCTCCTTCTTTTTCTTCACTATTCTAAATCGGCATGACGAGCAAACATAGAATCTGAAGTTTCACCCGTCCGATCCATTAATTCCAGGATGATCCCGTCACCAGTTAAGAAGAGTAACTGTTCAAAGGCTGAGCCCATGGGTTGGATGGAAGTAATATCCATTCCAGAATGTTGTAATTTAGGGGATACCCCAGGAAGTAAGACCACAACATCGGCTAATTTAGCAATGGTCGATTCCACATCCATAGTTAAAATCGCAATCTTAACGCCATTCTTTTTCGCCTTCTTGGCAGTGGATACCAAGCTATCGGTTTCACCGGATCCAGAACCAACAATTAATAAGTCTCCTTCATGGGTGTGGGGGTTAGTAATTTCTCCAATCACACTGACAGAGAAACCTAAGTGCATCAAACGGTTAGCAAAGCCACGAATGCCTACTCCTGACCGCCCAGCCCCGGTTAAGAAGATATGGTTGGCCTTTAGGATAGCTTCCACCAGGTCATTTAATTGATCATCATTTTCATAGGCAACGTTGTGTAGTAATTCTTCTAAAATTTCTTTAACATAATTTTTTGCACTCATGATTAAGCCTCCATTTGTTCTTTCAATTCTTTTGCTGCTTGAACGGGGTCATCGGCGTGTAGGATACCTCCACCGACAATGATTATTTGAGGATTGTATTGCATGTAATCAGCAACCGTGTCTACTTTAATTCCACCGGCAACAGCAGTAACGGTGTTATCGACGTGTTTACTCATCTCTGCTAAGTCTTCTAGTGGGGTACGGCCCGCTGCTTGAGCGTCAACACCCGTGTGAACAGCAACCACATCGACTCCTAATTCTTCTACTTCAGCAACCCGTTTAGCAATATCGGTAATGGTAATCATATCGACCATGACTTTAGCATTGGCTTCTTTAGCCGCTTTAACAACGTCTTTGATGGTTAAGTTGTCTGTTACCCCTAAGACAGTCACGTAATCGGCCCCAGCATCAAAGGTTTCCTTAGCTTCAAGGTAACCCGCATCCATAATCTTAGCATCGCAGAGGACTTCAACTTCAGGCACAGCTGCTTTGACTTGGCGAACCGCTTCCATACCGTACTCCATCATAAATGGGGTCCCGATTTCAACAATATCAATATAATCTTTCACTTGTTTTACGAGTTCTAAGCCTTTTTCTAAACTAATATCATCTAAAGCGAGTTGTAATTTTGCAGTCATTGTTAGTATTCTCCTTTTTATTTTTTATTATGCCTTTAATGCGTCAGGGATAGTTACTTTCAGATAAGTACAATCTCCCTTAATGGTTACTTCATCTAGTGACGCAGGAATAAGAACGGTTTCAATCTGTTCAACAGCCAGATTTTTCCCAGCGTCCTCGATGGTGGCACTACCTTCAATAAAGATTAAGATAACAGGGCCGCCATCCGTTGTTTCCTTGATGCTGTCTTTCACTTGGACACGGTTGACTTCAAAATATTTTTGGTCAGCAATCTTAGCTTCGCTATAGTGGTCGTTTTCTTCTAAAATCTTGGGATCGCCCGTATCCGGCTGATAGTTCAGGTCGATACATTCAATGCCTTTATCAAGATGCAATTCTCTCGGCTTACCGTCCTTACCTAAGCGGTCGTAGTCATAAATCCGATAGGTGATATCACTCGATTGTTGAATCTCAATAAACTGACACCCCTCACCTGGAGAATGCACAGTCCCAGGTGGTAAATTAAAGAATGAATCCTTTTCAATCGGGTATTTACCTAGATAATCAAAAATATTTTTAGAGTTTGCCTTTAATTCTTCCTTAGTTACTCCTGGTTTAACACCACAGACCGCAAAGGTATCTTGGTCCTTGTCTAGGAAGTACCAGAGTTCACCCTTACCATAGGGGTAATCTTCTAATTCTTGGGCCTGCTCATCATTAGGGTGAACTTGAACTGAAGGACGGGTTTTGGTATTTAGAAATTTAATCAATAATGGAAACTCGTCAAAGCTATCAGCGAAGCTTCCTAAAATCCCTGTCTTATCCTCATTAAATACATCGACTAATTGTTTACCAGCTAGGTCACCGTTAGCGATCACACTAGGGCCGTTAGGATGAGTCGATAACTCCCAACTTTCTGAAAATCCTTCCTCTTGGTCAGAAACTTTATTGTGCTCTGGGCGGTTGACATTGCCCCAAATATGATGTTTATAATTATCTTCAAAAATCATTGGATATAAGTTGAGCGCCATTACATTTCCTCCTTTTGTATATTTTTATCTTTTTCTCACTTGTATTGTATAATTAATACATACATTTGTAAAGCGCTTTCTTTACTATTTTTTCAGTGTTTATGCTTGGAGAATATAAAAACCACTCCAATCGCCCGTGTTGAAGGCATTTGGAGTGGTATAAAAATTATTATCTATTCTCCTAACTGTATAATTTATACATATAGTCGTAAAAAAAGAGACCGTATTAGTAATTTTTACTATCGACGAAATGACTAATTTGTTCAAGCTGTTGGGTATAGTGATCATAGTCACTCAAAATGATTCCAATATATAACATATCGATCAGAGTCAAAAGCGAAATACGTGAAACCATGGTCTCACTGTATAAAGAGGTTTCATTATCACCGGTGAGAAGAGAAATATCAGCATATTCATTAATAAAATGGGATTTATAGTTAGTCAAAGCAATCGTTTGTACCCCTCTTGACTTTGCTAATTTCAGGGTATCCACGGCATCCATTGTGGCTCCAGAATGAGAAATCCCGATCAATAAATCATCCTCTGTGTAGGAGTGAACAGCCAATTGCTGTAAATGAATATCTGAATAATAAGTCGCTGGTATGCCGATACGGATCAGACGGCTGACAAAGTCTAAAGCAACACTGGAAGACGTTCCTATTCCATAGATACTTACCCGTTTGGCTGAAATAATTTTTGTAATGGCCTCTTCAAAATCATTCCTATCTAGCAAGTTCAAGGTATCCTGCATGCCTCGTATAGACTTGTCCACCACCATCTTGGGAACATCACTTAAGGAATCTTTAGGCGAAAAATCGAGATTGACACGAGAATTTTTCTCAAAGCCATTGTCTTGGTTCTGTTGTTGACCCGTTTCTAGTAAGATAGCCTTCTTAAATTCACTGAAGCCAGAGTAGCCAATGGTGTGCGTAAAACGAACCACACTAGGAATACTAACTCCCGATTTAGCCGCTAAATCAGACAAAGTATGATTCATGACCTCACCACCATGATTTAAAATATAATCAGCGACTTTTCTCTGTGAATTGGGCAAATGATTATACTTTTGCTTAATCAGTTCTGCTATGTTGGTTTCCATCAATACACCTCCTTAGTTAACCATTCACGATAAATCATATTATAGCAGAAAGCACTTTCCTGCAAAATATAAACACATTTTACTCATTGGAGATAATTATTTATTTCTACACCCATTAACCCCATAGAAAAATTAATAATTTTCTGTCACTAAAAAATTATTTATAAATTTCTTGCCTTTCTTTCTCTTCTTCCCGTATCATTGTTATATATACCACGAGGTGAACACATGAACAGTAAAAAAGATCTTATTCGAGTGGCTAAACTCTACTACTACCACAACCTGACCCAGGAAGAAATCGCTGACCAGGTGGGCATTTCTCGCATCAAAGTCTCCCGTATGCTCAAAAAAGCCCGTGATATGGGTATTATAACCGTCGTTGTTAATGACACCCCTAACTACGAGCATGTTGAACGCACCATTAAAGAAAGTTTTCAACTTAAAAACGTCATGATTACGGATATCCATAACCATGACGTCCGCGGATCCCTAGCCCAAATGGCTGGCTCTTATTTAAATACTATTCTTGAAGAAGGCGACACGATCGCTGTGGGATGGGGAAAGACCCTACAAGAATTGACCAAGTATTGCTACGGCAATCTGAATAAAAAGACGCTCTTCACTCCCCTGATCGGCGGTCACGGAGATAAGAACTTCAACCGCCATTCCAATTCCATCGCCAACCAATTTGCCGAAAACTATCTGGCCAAGTCAGCTACCATCCTAGCCCCAGCCTTCGCCCAAAGCCAAGTTGCTGCCGACATGTACATGCACGACCCCAACGTCTTGGCCACTATTGATAGAAGCAGTCAAGCCAACATCGCCATCTTCAGTATCGGTAACCCTAATGACGAAGAAAATAATATTATCTCGACCGGCTACCTGTCCGAAAAAGAGACAGCCCTCATCAAGGAAAGTGATACCACGAGTGATATTGCCTCCATTATTTTCCTTAACCAAGAAGGTAAAGAAATCCTTCAAGAGTTAGAAGAACGCCGCATCAGCGTCTCCCAAAAGGCCTTTGCTCAAATTGACCGTAAAATCTGTATCGCTGGCGGGCGAAAAAAACATATAAGTATTCTCTCCGCCATTAAGAGTCAGTATGTTGATGAATTGATTACAGATATTGATACGGCCCGGTTCTTGACGGAGAATATTTAGCGACTTAACAACAGCAGATCGACTTAAAAGGCCTATGACGACTTTCCTTTCATCATAGGCCTATTTTCATTGGAAGGAGTTTTTACTTTTTGGGTATGACTTACCCTTACTCCACCAAATTAGCAACTTTCCCAGTGGTAAGGTATTCTTCAAAATTATCCATGGAATATTCCACCATGTTTTTGACTGCTTCATCGGTGTTGGAACCTACATGAGGAGTTAGCAGGACTCTTGGATATAACTTAATCAATTCTTGAACCGTTTCATCAGGAACATCTTCTAAACGATCGAAGTTGTGGAAGAAAATTGGTCCTTCATTGGGGAGCACATCGGCCGCAAAGCCATACAATTTATCTGCTTTAAGGGCATCGATAATGGCTTGGTTGTCTTGGAGTTCTCCTCGGGCAGTATTGACTAAGATAGCGTCATCTTTCATGGTTTCGATAAAATGACGGTTAATCATCTTGTCATTTTCACCTTCAATGTAGGCCGAGTGAATACTTACAATATCAGCCTCTTTTAAGAGTTCGTCTTGGGTGTCTTTAAATTCAACGACTTCTTTGGCCGCATCAGATTGATAGATATCATAACCAATCACCCTAGCTCCTAAACCTTGGAAGAGTTTAGCTTCGGTCACGCCAATACGTCCGCAACCAATGATTCCCACCGTACAATTTCTCACTTCGCGACTAAACATACGAGGTTTCACACGGAAATCGTATGCCTTAGCGGTCGCTTCAGTAGTATAAGGCACATTACGCAACAAACTCATGGCCAGGGTCACTGCTAATTCGGCAATGGCATTCGGAGAATAGCCTGGTACTCGAGCGACCACTTGGCCTAAGTCGCGGATAGCGTCCATATCGATGTGGTTAATTCCCACAGTCCGGGTGAAAACTAAATCAATGCCCCAGGATTTCAGTAATTCCAGGTTTTTCCGATTGGCCACACAGTTTCCTCTGAGTAGGACAGCATCATGGCTTTTAGCGGTTTCAATATTATCTTCAGTCAATAATTCTTCAATTAAAGTTAGGTCATAATTATACTTATTATATTGGTTAAAAATATCCACTTTGTTCGACCGTACCCCATAGCAAGCTACTTTAAAAGTCATTACAATCTCTCCTTATTCTTTTTACTCATATTTATTAATTTTTAATGCACGTTCACTCAAAAAATTTAAATAATCCCACTGGTTTTTAAGATTTCAATTACCACCAGCCAAATTGGGATGGCTAGGGTAGCCGTTAAGGTGGTTACAAAAGAGGCGTTCGAGGCTAGCTTACTTTCACGTCCAAAACCAATCGCATAGGAGACCGCCACACTGGCCGGTGGAGTCGCCATCATCACTACAGTCGTCCCAATTGCGGCATAATCCATTGGGAGAGTGTTCGTCACCGTGAATAAAATCCCACAGACTAAAGTAATCAATGGAACAATAAGCATTTTATTAAAGGCGTAGTACCACACCTTGTTGTCCTTAACCGCTTCGGTAATTTCACTTTCACCAAGAGTTGCCCCGATTGATAACCAGGCCAATGGTGAAGCCAATTTAGATAAATAGTTCATCAATTGGTATAACCAAGGTAGGGTTAAGTCAAAGCGGAGAATTGGGGCTTGACGCTCAACCATTTCTCCAGTCTTGGCCAGGGTTTCCACCGTGACATGGGGCAGATAAGCCTGCATAGCCCAAATCAGTAAACCCGCCAAGGTAAATAAGATCGTCGGATTGAGGAAGATACTTTTGAGGTTGCTCTTTTTAAATTGCAAACCACTCATCAAGATATAGCAATAGGAATATAAGAAGATCCGGTAACCGATGTTAAAAACATTGGCGTAAATGACCCCGTCAGCCCCGTAAACCGCTGACACAATTGGAATCCCAAAAAAGGTTGTCGAGCCAAAAATCGTTAACATGCGTAAAACAAGTTGGGTGTCCCCCTCATAACGCGCATAAGTAAGACGGGTAATAACAATAAAAACTAAATAAATTAACAGGCCCCATACCAAAACACTCATACTTTGGTGGAGTTGTTGGACATTCAAATCTTGCATAAAGGCATTGAAGGCCATACATGGAATCGCTAACTTTAAAACTACCGTTGACAAGACTTTAGAAACATGTTGGTTAAAGATGCCACGACGTCTGCAAATATAACCAATCAAGATAATCCCAATCGTCGAAGTAATTGCCGAAATAAACTTCATATTTGTCAGGGTAGCTATCAATATTTCACCAAACGACATAAAAATAGCTCCTCTATAATAAAAAATTCACAAGAACTTATCGATAAACTCTATAGTTGAATTCTAGTTTATATAGAGGAGCTAGGAAATATTATTTAATTAAATGAAAGTTTTTTAAGTAATTTAAGAGACTTTTCACAAACTTCTATCCAAGGGGTGGACTTGTTGGTAATGAATAGTAGACCGCCCAGTTGTTCCATAGTATTGGAAGGTCTTCAGATAGCCCTTTTTAACCAGATAATGGATATATTTACGCACCGTCACATGGGAGAGTTGGCTTTTCTGAGTGATTTGGGGAATAGTAAAAGATTCACAATCTTGGCTTTCGATGGACGCGGCAATGACTTCCATGGTGGAAAAGGTCAGACCCTTTTCGATACTATCACTCATTTCCATATTAGCAGACTCCGCTAAACGGTTGTCGGCACCTAAGTCATCCGGATAACCATATAATTGGTCCAAGATGTCTTGGTCAATCTCCTCCTCTTGATTTAATAACTCTCTTTCCTTTTTAAACCGAAGCAAACTACTTTCTAAGCGTTCAAAGGTAAAGGGTTTGAGAATATAGTCCTGCACCCCTAAATTTAAGCCCTTTTGAATGGCTGATTTGGCGTTTTGAGCCGTTAACATGATTACTCCCGGATGCTGGTCACGAGTAGCCAAATATTCAACCAGCTGCATACCGGGTGATTGGAAATCGTCCAAATGATCATCAATTAACAAAAGGTCGAAATGGTCCTCAGCTAACTGATCAAGGGCCTCTTGGTAACTTTCTGTCACCGCAGTTACTTCAAAGCCTGACACTTTTTCGACATATTGTTTGTTAATGGCTTGAACCATGCGGTCATCTTCAACAAGCATTACTTTATACATCACTTAGCCTCCATATTGCACTTGATAGCTTAAAACAAAGTAGTTTCTCTTATTATTTATTTTCACCTTATCAAAATCATTGTGTACTTGATCTAAGACCTTAGCGACTTTATGGTAAAGACCTTGGTCAGGATATAAATAGAATGAAGTCAATAAATGATCATTGACATATTCCAGTTCAATGTCAATTTTCACCGTGTCTTGAAGCTGGTTTAAGCTTTCTTCAATCGTATTGGTGATTTTCAGCCATTCATTATTCTGACTAAAATTTTGGGCTTCGGGAATTTCATCCTTCACAGTGATCTGCCGATAAGTGGAATAGTGATTAGCGCCTAGGAGTAAATAGCCCGCTATGGTGGGATTGTTAATCAATAGCTGCACATTTTGATTGAAGTGGCTCTTATCACTAATTAAGTCTTGCAAATAACTCTTTAATTCCTTATATTCCCCTAAATCAGTTAGGCCATAGATAACATGAACTTTATTGAGAAAATCATGGTTCTGCTTGACTAATTGCTTGGCAAAGTAGTGGGAATTCTCCAGCTGGTTAACTAAATCAATCACTTCTAAAGCATTACGTAATATAAAAAGATAGCCTCGTTTCTCCCGGTTGACAATAATCGGAGCCACAGAACCGACATATTCATCCTCGTTGACCGACTTAATCAAAGACATAAATGCCTTGTCCTTTACCTTTAAATTAGGGAAAATTGCAGAATAAGGTTGGTTGAGATAGTTGCCAATATAGGTGATTGCACTATTATTCTCAAAACGGATTTTCCCTTTTGGATCAGTGATTAGGATAGCCATATCGGTATAATTAAACATGGCATTGCGCTCTTCCACTACCTGGGCAATTTCTTCAGGTTCCATTCCCAACATGCGGTTCTTTAAGGAATAAGCCAACCAAATGGCCATTATCCCTGCCACAAGAAAGGCGACCAAGATAGAACTGATCACTGTGTGTCTAGCCTGATCGAATAAGAGATTTAACTTGGGCAACATGATCCCTAAAGCTACTGCGCCTACCACTTGATTCTCTTGATTGAGGATAGGGACAAAGGCACGCATCGACCGCCCCATAGGGCCTTGCCCTGTCCGGGTATAGGATTTACCATTGAGGGCATCATACTGGTCTTGTTCTCCCTGGAAGGGACTTCCAATTAAATGACGGTTGGGGTGGGTTAGTCGGGTACTATCCTTAGTCATTATCACCACATAATCCAAGCCAAAGCGAGCTTCTTCAGCAGAGGCATAGTCGATAATCTGCTGGGAAAAATGCGTATCTTCAGCAGAGGACTGGATAAAGGGATCGTCCGCAATTTCATGGCCCACTTTTAACAACATGTCCGCTTGAGAATCGACAATGGTCTGCTTACTGGACCGAGTTAAGATAAAAAACATGATTAATAAGGTAACAATCACTAAAGTAAAGGTCATGTATAGGAGTCGAAGCAGCAGCTTATGTTTATGAAAAGTTTTTCTTAGAGAGAGCATATGAATCACCTGGCTGGGTTAATCTTTATCAGCAAAACTATATATTATAATAAAATAAAACACCATTGAATGAAATAATTTCTTAACCTCTAAAACACAAAAAAGCTATGTCATTATCTACCCTCATACCCCTAGAGACGTAAATATCATATTCATAGCTTTTTATTTAAATGTATTATATATAAAAAATATTTAATCACTTTTGACGACGTATATTCACTAGCTCCTCTACTCCATGACGACTGGTTTCTAAACTAGTAAGAGTTTTTTATACGTAGTCGATAGGAAATATAGAAATAAGATATCATTTAAGAATAGATGATTCAGTAAGGAGATCATTGCTCCAGCACGCAGAGACGCTTCACGATATTGAGCGACTAAGAGCTGGTAATCTGCTTGTTTTTGTAAGTTATTCCCTGAGCTTGATGTCATTACAATGACTTTGATATTTAATTCATGAGCCAGATTAGCTAATTCAATCACTTCGTGGGTTTGACCAGAATAGGAAATGAGTAGAAAAAGAGAATCCTTAAAGGCCGTTCCCATGGCTGAAGCCAATTGATGGGAATCCTCATAATTTAATATTGTTTTTCCTACTCGAGCAAATTTCTGCACTAAATCTTCACCGACAAGATGTGAAGCACCCAAACCATAGCAATAAATAATCGGTGCATTAATCATCAGATGAATAATTTGATCTAAAGCATCTTCATTAATTAATTGACTGGTTTCTCTAAAATTATAATAAGACTCTTTCAATAACATTGTCATGATATTTTCTAAATTTTCCCCAGGTTTAATATCCGTTAGTCCCTCTTCAACAACTAATTGACTCTCTGAAGACAGTTTTATTTTTAACTGCGAATAGCCCTTCAGTCCCAATAGACTGACAAAAGCGTACCACAGTAGAGATACTGGGACCAGACTCTCTGGCGAGTTCTTTGACATTCATTTGAATGACGTCATCAGCATGTTCAATAATATATCTCCCAACCTGAGCTTCAGACCCCGACAGCTTAGTCAATTTTTCTTCAATACCTAATAAAAAATAATTGGACATGACTATCTACCCGTTATCTTAGCGTTTTTACTAAATGAATCAGCATTCTGTGCCTCTTTCGGCACACCAAAAAAGTAAGTCGCCACGAAGCCTCCAGCATAAGCAGCGAGCAAGCCTAAAGCATAAGCCATCCATTTTCCATCAGCAATTAATGGGATCAATGCGACACCACTAGGACCAATTGCTGTCGCACCAACACTGCCTATTCTTCCAACAACAGCACCTCCGATACCATCACCAATACATGCAGTGATAAAAGGACGACCTAACGGTAAGGTGACGGCATAAATCAAGGGTTCACCAATACCTAAAATCCCGACAGGTAGGCTCCCTTTAATAATATTGACTAATCGACCATTACGACGACATTTAAGCCATAGCGCTAAAGCAGCTCCAACTTGACCTGCACCTGCCATCGCTAATACTGGCAAGAGCTGTGTGGATCCAGGTGCATTGATCATTTCAATATGGATTGGTGTGAGTATTTGGTGTAGTCCAAACATCACTAAAGGTAAGAAGATGGCCCCGAGAATAAAGCCACTAAAGGCTCCTCCAACATTGAGTACCCAATTCACCACACCCACTAAGCCAGCTGAAACCCAACCAGCGATTGGCATAATTAAAAAGATCGTCATTAAGCCTACTGTTAATAGGGAAAGCGTTGGCGTAACAATAATATCTAGGGAATCTGGAACAAACTTCCGCAATTGCTTTTCAACGATTGATAGTAGGAATACAGCTAAAAGTACCCCAATAATCCCCCCTTGTCCTGGAGCTAGGGTTTGACCGGTAAATATATTCTTTAAGGGATTTTCTGGCGTCATTCCTGTTAGATAAATGATTCCAGCAACAATTCCCCCTAAACCTTCAGTAGCCCCAAATACTTTGGCTGCATTAATCCCCACATAAATATTGAGATAGGCAAAGAGGCCATTTTTAATAATATTTAGTATGGTTACAGCACTACCCCAAGTCGCCGCATCTAAATTACCGGCAGTTATGAGATTTTGAAATACCGAGGCAATCCCCCCAATAATACCGGCACCTACAAAAGCAGGAATTAGCGGAACAAAGACACTCGCTATGGTACTAGTAAAAGATTTAAAATACGAAGGTTTATTTTTTTCTTATTTTGATTAGCAATTTCTTCTGAATGAGAGCGATTACTAGTCAAATGAGGATCTAAATTTTCATCAATCCTTTCCGTATGTGAAATTCCACTTAATTCGTTCATTTCATCAGCTACTTTTTGTGAGATACCGGGGCCAACAACAATTTGAAGCGTATTGTCGTCCTTAACTATTCCTAAGATGCCCTCCTCTTCTTCTAGGGCTGATAGGTTCACTGCTTGAAAATCCTTAATATCAATCCGAATCCGTGTCATGCAATTATAGATTTTATTTGTATTTTGCTTTCCACCAATATATTCAAAAATATTCTTTGCTAAGCGTTCTTCTTTACTCATTTTTCCCTAGCCTCGCCTTCAATAATTTTGTATATAAAACCATCTGCTTTTTGGAGTAAATTTTGAGATTCTTCAAAAGAAACTTTTTCAGCTAACATCACGACCGCATTCTTCACATTAAAATGACTAGCTACTAATGCCTCATGTGCTTGCTCATAAGAAGCTTCAGTAATATTACTGATAATTCTTGTCGCCCGATCTTCTAATTTTTCATTGGTGACATTAATATCGATCATTAAATTCTGGTAAACCTTACCAATTTGGATCATTGAAACCGTTGATAACATATTCAAAACCAATTTCTGTGCTGTTCCTGCTTTGAGTCGAGTAGATCCAGTTAATATTTCTGGTCCAACGATTACTTCAATACTTATTTTAGCTAGTGCAGAAATTACTGATTCATCATTGCAAGAGAGCGCAATCGTCTTAGCGCCAAGCTGATTGGCATATTTTAAACCGCCCATAACATAGGGCGTTCTTCCACTGGCACTGATCCCTACTACAGTGTCTAGCGGACTTAGCTTAATATCTTTTAAATCATTTTTTCCTAACTTTTCATCATCTTCGGCTCCTTCAACGCCTTTTGTCATTACTCGTTCGCCCCCAGCAATGAGACCAGCCACCATATCAGGAGAGGTTCCAAAGGTAGGGACACATTCTGCCGCATCTAAAACCCCAAGCCGTTCACTCGTCCCAGCGCCCATATAGATTAAGCGTCCATCATGATTAAAGGAATCAACAATCATTTGAATAGCTGCTTCAATCTTGGGCAAGACCCTGCTTATGGCGCTCTGAACATTATCATTTTTCGTGTTCATAGTTTTTAATACTTCTAACACAGATAACTTATCAAGACTAAAAGTA
This genomic stretch from Aerococcus mictus harbors:
- a CDS encoding PTS fructose transporter subunit IIB — its product is MKVVGVSACPTGIAHTYMAQEAIEKEAKARGYECKVETQGSMGIENELSQEEIDAADVVIFAVAIEVEDEERFEEKENQNKVLTVEPGEVIKNPQAIFDQLEEL
- a CDS encoding PTS sugar transporter subunit IIA, producing MENQIDAIVPQAMILLDEEVENRDAAIHHLVSQAKEANLVNDVKQMEEAVLAREAEVSTAVGYQVAIPHGKSEAVNRPFIGFLRLKDTMLWNDSDEVKLIFLIGVPESNVDNIHLRFIAQLSKNLLNENFRAFISKESSQDKLYEFFKEIDFSVNRD
- the hxlB gene encoding 6-phospho-3-hexuloisomerase, translating into MSAKNYVKEILEELLHNVAYENDDQLNDLVEAILKANHIFLTGAGRSGVGIRGFANRLMHLGFSVSVIGEITNPHTHEGDLLIVGSGSGETDSLVSTAKKAKKNGVKIAILTMDVESTIAKLADVVVLLPGVSPKLQHSGMDITSIQPMGSAFEQLLFLTGDGIILELMDRTGETSDSMFARHADLE
- the hxlA gene encoding 3-hexulose-6-phosphate synthase, with product MTAKLQLALDDISLEKGLELVKQVKDYIDIVEIGTPFMMEYGMEAVRQVKAAVPEVEVLCDAKIMDAGYLEAKETFDAGADYVTVLGVTDNLTIKDVVKAAKEANAKVMVDMITITDIAKRVAEVEELGVDVVAVHTGVDAQAAGRTPLEDLAEMSKHVDNTVTAVAGGIKVDTVADYMQYNPQIIIVGGGILHADDPVQAAKELKEQMEA
- a CDS encoding type I phosphomannose isomerase catalytic subunit — protein: MALNLYPMIFEDNYKHHIWGNVNRPEHNKVSDQEEGFSESWELSTHPNGPSVIANGDLAGKQLVDVFNEDKTGILGSFADSFDEFPLLIKFLNTKTRPSVQVHPNDEQAQELEDYPYGKGELWYFLDKDQDTFAVCGVKPGVTKEELKANSKNIFDYLGKYPIEKDSFFNLPPGTVHSPGEGCQFIEIQQSSDITYRIYDYDRLGKDGKPRELHLDKGIECIDLNYQPDTGDPKILEENDHYSEAKIADQKYFEVNRVQVKDSIKETTDGGPVILIFIEGSATIEDAGKNLAVEQIETVLIPASLDEVTIKGDCTYLKVTIPDALKA
- a CDS encoding MurR/RpiR family transcriptional regulator, which gives rise to METNIAELIKQKYNHLPNSQRKVADYILNHGGEVMNHTLSDLAAKSGVSIPSVVRFTHTIGYSGFSEFKKAILLETGQQQNQDNGFEKNSRVNLDFSPKDSLSDVPKMVVDKSIRGMQDTLNLLDRNDFEEAITKIISAKRVSIYGIGTSSSVALDFVSRLIRIGIPATYYSDIHLQQLAVHSYTEDDLLIGISHSGATMDAVDTLKLAKSRGVQTIALTNYKSHFINEYADISLLTGDNETSLYSETMVSRISLLTLIDMLYIGIILSDYDHYTQQLEQISHFVDSKNY
- a CDS encoding sugar-binding transcriptional regulator, with protein sequence MNSKKDLIRVAKLYYYHNLTQEEIADQVGISRIKVSRMLKKARDMGIITVVVNDTPNYEHVERTIKESFQLKNVMITDIHNHDVRGSLAQMAGSYLNTILEEGDTIAVGWGKTLQELTKYCYGNLNKKTLFTPLIGGHGDKNFNRHSNSIANQFAENYLAKSATILAPAFAQSQVAADMYMHDPNVLATIDRSSQANIAIFSIGNPNDEENNIISTGYLSEKETALIKESDTTSDIASIIFLNQEGKEILQELEERRISVSQKAFAQIDRKICIAGGRKKHISILSAIKSQYVDELITDIDTARFLTENI
- a CDS encoding NAD(P)-dependent oxidoreductase, producing the protein MTFKVACYGVRSNKVDIFNQYNKYNYDLTLIEELLTEDNIETAKSHDAVLLRGNCVANRKNLELLKSWGIDLVFTRTVGINHIDMDAIRDLGQVVARVPGYSPNAIAELAVTLAMSLLRNVPYTTEATAKAYDFRVKPRMFSREVRNCTVGIIGCGRIGVTEAKLFQGLGARVIGYDIYQSDAAKEVVEFKDTQDELLKEADIVSIHSAYIEGENDKMINRHFIETMKDDAILVNTARGELQDNQAIIDALKADKLYGFAADVLPNEGPIFFHNFDRLEDVPDETVQELIKLYPRVLLTPHVGSNTDEAVKNMVEYSMDNFEEYLTTGKVANLVE